A portion of the Cellulophaga algicola DSM 14237 genome contains these proteins:
- a CDS encoding GH1 family beta-glucosidase: MPKNKTSKKTKFTSKKFGEDFVWGVSVAAYQIEGAHEKHDKSPSIWDTFTSKPGVIHKNETGDTACDFYHSYKEDILLMKAMNISNFRFSLSWSRILPKGIGDVSARGIQFYNEVIDFCMEHNIIPWVTLYHWDLPQVLQDKGGWTNREIVSWFEYFTTVCATNFGDRVKHWMVLNEPMVFTGAGHFLGVHAPGLKGLKNFLPAIHHAVLCQAAGGRILRERVSGATIGTTFSCSYITPVNKKKKNILAAEKADALLNRLFIEPSLGLGYPVAAAPILKKLKKYIQPGDLEDAVFDFDFIGIQNYTREVVKHSYFIPYLSAKIVDAKNRNVQTTVMNWEVYPKSIYKMIKKFNAYEGVKKIIITENGAAFEDNVANGFVNDIERRKFFKQYLKQVYKAKEKGLKIDGYFVWTLMDNFEWAEGYKPRFGLIHVNFETQERIVKSSGKWFAKFLKP, from the coding sequence ATGCCTAAGAACAAAACTTCCAAAAAAACTAAATTTACGAGTAAAAAGTTCGGAGAAGATTTTGTTTGGGGAGTTTCTGTAGCAGCCTATCAGATTGAGGGAGCTCATGAAAAACATGATAAAAGTCCTTCTATTTGGGATACTTTCACTAGTAAACCTGGTGTAATTCATAAAAATGAAACTGGCGATACAGCATGCGATTTTTATCATAGTTATAAAGAAGATATTTTATTAATGAAAGCCATGAATATTTCCAATTTCAGGTTTTCATTATCATGGTCAAGAATACTGCCTAAGGGCATAGGAGATGTAAGTGCCAGGGGTATACAGTTCTATAATGAGGTGATAGATTTTTGCATGGAGCATAATATCATTCCTTGGGTTACCTTATATCATTGGGATTTGCCGCAGGTTTTACAGGATAAAGGAGGATGGACGAATAGAGAGATTGTGTCTTGGTTTGAGTATTTTACAACGGTTTGTGCCACAAATTTCGGAGATCGGGTAAAACATTGGATGGTGTTGAATGAACCAATGGTGTTTACCGGAGCAGGTCATTTCTTAGGAGTACATGCACCAGGGCTTAAAGGATTGAAAAATTTTCTGCCAGCCATTCATCATGCTGTTCTATGCCAAGCTGCGGGAGGAAGAATTTTGAGAGAAAGAGTATCAGGAGCTACTATTGGTACCACGTTTAGTTGCTCATATATTACTCCCGTTAATAAGAAAAAGAAAAATATTTTAGCCGCAGAAAAAGCAGACGCCCTATTAAATAGATTATTTATAGAGCCTTCATTAGGTTTGGGATATCCAGTAGCCGCGGCACCCATTCTTAAAAAACTAAAAAAATACATACAGCCAGGAGATCTTGAAGATGCTGTATTTGACTTTGATTTTATTGGGATACAAAATTATACACGCGAAGTTGTAAAACATAGCTATTTTATACCTTATCTAAGCGCGAAGATTGTGGATGCTAAAAACCGTAACGTACAAACTACCGTTATGAATTGGGAGGTATACCCTAAGAGTATCTATAAAATGATTAAAAAATTTAACGCCTACGAAGGAGTTAAAAAAATAATTATAACTGAAAATGGCGCTGCTTTTGAAGATAATGTGGCTAATGGTTTTGTAAATGATATAGAACGAAGAAAATTTTTTAAACAATATTTAAAACAGGTGTATAAAGCAAAAGAAAAAGGTTTGAAAATTGATGGGTATTTTGTGTGGACTCTAATGGATAATTTTGAATGGGCAGAAGGATATAAGCCAAGATTTGGACTCATACACGTAAATTTTGAGACGCAAGAAAGAATTGTAAAATCTTCTGGAAAATGGTTTGCTAAATTTTTAAAGCCTTAA
- a CDS encoding glycosyltransferase family protein → MKVLYAIQGTGNGHLSRARDIIPILLKKDIELDILLSGTQGDLDIPYPVKYKFKGLSFIFGKKGGVDLWKTYIRANSRRLQKEIKSLPIEDYDLIINDFEPVSAWACKLINKPCISVSHQSAVLMKGSPKPRKPDPLGHLILRKYAPTTKQYGFHFSNFNPSIFTPVIRQDIRNAKVEVKDHYTVYLPSYSDEKILKMLSKVPNAKWEVFSKHNKKIVESGNVVIMPITNEAFIASMATSLGVLCGAGFETPAEALFLNKKLLVIPMKGQYEQQCNAAALKKLGVPVMRSLKNKHLKRIKKWILSDTKVTVNYPDITEAIIDKVLLENLKSR, encoded by the coding sequence ATGAAGGTATTATATGCAATTCAAGGAACAGGAAATGGACATTTAAGTAGAGCGCGAGATATTATTCCTATTTTATTAAAGAAAGATATTGAGCTAGATATTTTATTAAGTGGTACACAAGGAGATCTTGATATTCCATATCCAGTAAAATATAAGTTTAAAGGCTTGAGTTTTATCTTTGGTAAAAAAGGTGGTGTGGATCTATGGAAAACCTACATCCGAGCAAATTCAAGAAGACTTCAAAAAGAAATAAAAAGCTTGCCAATTGAAGACTATGATCTTATTATAAATGATTTTGAACCAGTTTCTGCTTGGGCGTGTAAATTAATAAATAAGCCTTGTATTAGTGTTAGTCATCAATCTGCAGTTTTAATGAAAGGCAGTCCTAAACCCCGGAAACCAGATCCTTTAGGGCATCTTATTTTGAGAAAGTATGCACCTACTACCAAGCAATACGGATTTCATTTTAGTAATTTTAATCCTAGTATTTTTACTCCTGTAATACGTCAAGATATTCGCAATGCGAAAGTTGAGGTAAAGGATCATTATACCGTGTACTTGCCTTCCTATAGCGATGAAAAAATCTTAAAAATGCTTTCAAAAGTTCCCAATGCTAAATGGGAGGTTTTTTCAAAACATAATAAAAAAATTGTAGAAAGCGGTAATGTAGTTATTATGCCAATAACTAATGAAGCGTTTATTGCGAGTATGGCTACAAGTCTGGGGGTATTATGTGGTGCTGGTTTTGAAACACCAGCAGAAGCTTTATTCTTAAATAAAAAGCTACTAGTCATTCCAATGAAAGGGCAATATGAGCAACAGTGTAACGCTGCGGCACTTAAGAAATTAGGTGTCCCTGTGATGAGGTCTCTTAAGAACAAGCATTTAAAGCGTATTAAGAAATGGATCCTAAGTGATACTAAAGTTACCGTTAATTACCCTGATATTACCGAAGCTATAATTGATAAAGTATTGTTAGAAAATTTAAAGTCTCGTTAA
- the hemL gene encoding glutamate-1-semialdehyde 2,1-aminomutase — MLYKRSSELFEEAQEYIPGGVNSPVRAFKAVGGTPIFVKEAKGAYFTDEDGNKFIDYIASWGPLILGHAYEPVINAVIEKAKKGTSFGMPTEIETELAKLAVSMVPNIDKIRFVNSGTEACMSAVRLARGYTGKDKIIKFSGCYHGHSDSFLIQAGSGAVTFGSPNSPGVTQGTAKDTLLANYNDLESVQALVDANKREIAAVIIEPIAGNMGCIIPQEDFMKGLRELCTKEGILLIFDEVMTGFRLAKGGAQEVLGINADIVTFGKVIGGGLPVGAFAARNEIMAKLAPDGPVYQAGTLSGNPLAMSAGLAMLTALNSNTNIFRSLADKTAYLHKGLEKVLKENGVKHQINRFGSMISVHFTDTPVVDFASSAEGNNDTFKKYFHGMLRNGIYLPPSAFESYFLNDALSYEDLDATIKALESIVDELK, encoded by the coding sequence ATGCTATATAAAAGAAGTAGTGAACTTTTTGAGGAAGCCCAAGAATATATTCCTGGCGGTGTAAATTCTCCTGTTAGAGCTTTTAAGGCCGTAGGTGGTACACCAATTTTTGTCAAAGAAGCCAAGGGAGCTTATTTTACAGATGAAGATGGTAACAAATTTATAGATTACATCGCATCATGGGGTCCGTTAATATTAGGGCACGCTTACGAACCTGTTATTAATGCCGTAATTGAAAAGGCTAAAAAAGGTACTTCTTTTGGGATGCCAACAGAAATAGAAACGGAATTAGCAAAGCTAGCGGTTTCTATGGTTCCTAATATTGATAAAATTAGATTTGTAAATAGCGGTACGGAGGCATGTATGAGTGCAGTGCGTTTAGCTAGAGGGTATACAGGAAAAGATAAAATTATTAAATTTTCGGGTTGTTACCATGGGCATTCAGACTCTTTCTTAATTCAAGCGGGTAGTGGAGCTGTTACTTTTGGTAGTCCTAATAGTCCAGGGGTAACCCAAGGTACAGCAAAAGATACCTTATTGGCTAATTATAATGATTTAGAAAGTGTACAAGCGTTAGTTGATGCTAATAAGCGAGAAATTGCAGCCGTAATTATTGAACCGATTGCGGGGAATATGGGATGTATTATTCCCCAAGAAGACTTCATGAAAGGCTTAAGAGAGCTGTGTACAAAAGAAGGAATCCTTTTAATTTTTGACGAGGTGATGACCGGTTTTAGATTAGCAAAAGGTGGTGCTCAAGAGGTACTAGGAATCAATGCAGATATCGTAACCTTCGGAAAGGTTATTGGAGGCGGACTTCCTGTAGGAGCTTTTGCTGCACGTAACGAAATTATGGCAAAATTAGCGCCAGACGGACCTGTATACCAAGCAGGAACATTAAGCGGGAATCCTTTAGCGATGAGCGCTGGTTTGGCAATGCTAACGGCTCTAAATTCTAATACTAATATTTTTAGAAGTCTTGCTGATAAAACAGCATATTTACACAAAGGATTAGAAAAAGTATTAAAAGAGAATGGTGTCAAGCATCAGATCAATAGATTTGGTAGTATGATTTCTGTGCACTTTACAGATACACCTGTAGTAGATTTTGCGTCATCGGCAGAAGGAAATAATGATACATTTAAAAAGTATTTTCATGGAATGTTACGTAACGGTATCTATTTACCGCCAAGCGCCTTTGAGAGCTATTTTCTAAATGATGCACTTTCTTATGAAGATTTAGATGCAACGATAAAAGCTTTAGAAAGTATTGTAGACGAATTAAAATAG